A genomic stretch from Pseudoliparis swirei isolate HS2019 ecotype Mariana Trench chromosome 18, NWPU_hadal_v1, whole genome shotgun sequence includes:
- the igsf8 gene encoding immunoglobulin superfamily member 8, with translation MRTVMASLKTTLFALLLWGLQYAVCREVFVPPGTLYRVAGFPLSLPCSVSGYEGSRTQDFEWFLLRDDAGGRQMGVVSTRDKGFPYAPFTMRVRNGEVRVERDSGDKVRLVMQRLRADDQGKYECYTPSTDITYQGNYSATVPIKVIPDTLQISFSRTLTGQPVPEGAELTLTCSAGIQSEQLTQLSIMFGKRSAGERLASDTGGEVSTIGEIISIDKLLGVVPGQLYKDRYDDGEITLEKRNGKAGVDVYVMKMRAVRPQDTGAYFCEASQWIRDPDRSWQKIAQRMLDIGILTVQQLAESLSITSSPKGEVTLQVGAPLILTCEVLGLPAEVNSGMLVQWMKRGSVGRDVAGGDGVQVAQMSPDGVVSWGDDLSRASGGSMEKVSEGRYSLKLFSAQPLDSGVYRCVVSVYAGRRNPSASTPATFTQRSEGVTVNLKTKDVLVAAVAQLPHGPLLKRGSTITLICNVTVTTTGPAQAQVQWLRWPIPERVIGKVPSPASDVTVPDPSAEKIPTLVAAIMYDGVAKISANGSEVSIDRLSDVSYRLRVHTATMEDQGMYACHAQAWGQDPHGGWYNTGSKAESNAVTVYLYARADDLLLIPLVIGVSSALFVGIVIIATVTCCFMKQLAKQRAQK, from the exons GGCTCCAGTACGCTGTGTGTCGTGAAGTATTTGTTCCTCCTGGGACCCTCTACCGTGTGGCAGggttccccctctccctgccctGCTCCGTATCAGGATACGAAGGCTCCCGCACGCAGGACTTTGAGTGGTTCCTGCTCAGGGATGATGCTGGTGGGAGGCAGATGGGCGTCGTGTCCACCAGGGACAAGGGCTTCCCTTATGCCCCCTTCACGATGCGGGTGAGGAATGGGGAGGTCAGGGTGGAGAGGGACTCGGGGGACAAAGTCCGGCTGGTGATGCAGAGGCTCCGAGCTGACGATCAGGGGAAGTACGAATGCTACACGCCCAGCACGGACATCACCTACCAGGGGAACTACAGCGCCACAGTGCCGATTAAAG TGATCCCTGACACACTCCAGATCAGTTTTTCCCGCACACTCACCGGCCAGCCCGTGCCAGAGGGAGCCGAATTAACGCTGACATGCTCAGCCGGCATCCAATCGGAGCAGCTCACCCAGCTGTCCATCATGTTTGGGAAGCGGAGTGCGGGAGAGCGTTTGGCGAGCGACACGGGAGGAGAGGTCAGCACCATCGGAGAGATTATCTCCATCGACAAGCTGCTGGGCGTCGTCCCCGGGCAATTGTACAAGGACCGCTACGACGATGGAGAGATCACGCTGGAGAAGAGAAACGGGAAGGCTGGCGTGGACGTGTacgtgatgaagatgagagcGGTGCGGCCACAAGACACCGGCGCGTACTTCTGCGAGGCCTCCCAGTGGATTCGGGACCCGGATCGATCGTGGCAGAAGATAGCACAAAGGATGCTGGACATTGGCATCTTGACCGTTCAGCAACTGG CCGAGTCTCTGAGCATAACGTCCTCGCCCAAGGGGGAGGTGACCCTGCAGGTCGGTGCCCCTCTCATCCTGACCTGTGAGGTGTTGGGGCTGCCAGCGGAAGTGAACTCTGGCATGCTGGTTCAGTGGATGAAGAGGGGATCAGTGGGCCGCGATGTAGCCGGGGGCGATGGAGTCCAG GTGGCCCAGATGAGCCCAGACGGTGTTGTGAGCTGGGGGGACGACCTCAGCCGAGCTAGCGGGGGCTCTATGGAGAAAGTGTCGGAGGGGAGGTACTCTCTGAAGCTGTTCTCAGCCCAGCCCTTGGACTCGGGGGTGTATcggtgtgtggtgagtgtgtacgCTGGAAGAAGAAACCCCAGCGCGTCAACTCCTGCAACATTTACCCAGAGGTCTGAGGGAGTCACCGTCAACCTCAAGACCAAAG ATGTGCTGGTTGCAGCTGTGGCTCAGCTCCCTCACGGCCCTCTTTTAAAAAGAGGCAGCACCATCACCCTGATCTGCAACGTCACCGTGACGACCACAGGTCCCGCCCAGGCACAGGTGCAGTGGCTGCGTTGGCCAATCCCTGAACGAGTTATCGGGAAGGTGCCGAGCCCAGCGTCTGATGTTACTGTACCGGACCCCTCTGCGGAGAAAATTCCCACACTGGTAGCTGCCATCATGTACGACGGCGTTGCCAAGATCTCTGCCAACGGTAGTGAGGTTAGCATCGACCGCCTGTCGGATGTCAGCTACAGACTGAGGGTCCACACGGCAACGATGGAGGATCAGGGCATGTATGCGTGTCATGCCCAGGCGTGGGGTCAGGACCCGCATGGAGGCTGGTACAACACGGGGTCCAAAGCCGAGTCAAATGCAGTGACCGTTTACCTGTATGCCAGAG CGGatgacctcctcctcatccctttgGTTATCGGAGTGTCCTCTGCCTTGTTTGTGGGCATCGTCATCATCGCAACGGTAACCTGCTGCTTCATGAAGCAACTAGCCAAGCAGCGCGCTCAAAAATAG